A genomic window from Cloacibacillus evryensis DSM 19522 includes:
- the tilS gene encoding tRNA lysidine(34) synthetase TilS, producing MDYRKKFLAAASRQGWLNAHGIVCALSGGGDSVAALWLLKSFFNGRVVAAHLDHCTREGGSHDDAAFVRELCAEWRIECAVKVVDVHHCRETGESFEMAGRRARYEHFYETAARFGLPYIAVGHNSDDVVETQLMNLARGSGLAGLRGIPEVRGDIVRPVIDFSREELRNILRENGVPWRDDFTNDESDYRRNKVRNILIPWIKENLNPGFENVMLGLAKQVGAEVEARERTARREIAKIALRLPPALAAWRTDGLGELPELTLAEMLRLQGAELSLPALSRARTNGLVGLVRRGGCWRFQWARDVEVCYSARGIGWLHRADIKAGKNFSKNTCENRLPWWAR from the coding sequence ATGGATTATAGGAAGAAGTTTCTCGCCGCGGCGTCCCGCCAGGGATGGCTCAACGCTCATGGCATCGTCTGCGCCCTCTCGGGCGGCGGCGATTCCGTCGCCGCTCTCTGGCTGCTGAAGAGTTTTTTTAACGGCCGCGTCGTGGCGGCTCACCTCGACCACTGCACGAGGGAGGGCGGTTCGCATGACGACGCCGCCTTTGTGCGCGAGTTATGCGCGGAGTGGCGGATAGAGTGCGCCGTCAAGGTGGTTGACGTCCATCACTGCCGCGAGACGGGCGAATCGTTCGAGATGGCGGGGCGGCGCGCGCGTTACGAACATTTTTATGAGACGGCCGCGCGTTTCGGGCTGCCCTATATCGCGGTCGGACACAATTCCGACGACGTGGTCGAGACCCAGCTGATGAATCTCGCGCGCGGCAGCGGCCTCGCCGGACTGCGCGGCATTCCCGAGGTGCGCGGCGATATCGTGCGTCCGGTGATCGATTTCAGCCGCGAAGAACTCCGTAATATACTGAGAGAAAACGGCGTCCCCTGGCGCGACGATTTTACAAACGACGAGTCGGACTACCGGCGCAACAAGGTCCGGAACATACTTATACCATGGATAAAAGAAAACCTGAACCCGGGGTTTGAGAACGTGATGCTCGGCCTTGCGAAACAGGTCGGCGCCGAGGTCGAGGCCCGTGAGCGGACGGCGCGCCGCGAAATAGCGAAGATCGCCCTCCGCCTGCCGCCGGCGCTGGCCGCCTGGCGGACCGACGGGCTCGGCGAGCTGCCTGAACTTACTCTCGCCGAGATGCTCCGCCTGCAGGGGGCCGAGCTCTCGCTGCCGGCGCTCTCCCGCGCGCGCACGAACGGGCTTGTCGGCCTGGTGCGCCGCGGCGGCTGCTGGCGCTTCCAGTGGGCGCGCGACGTGGAGGTCTGCTATTCTGCGCGCGGCATCGGCTGGCTTCATCGGGCCGATATAAAGGCGGGGAAAAATTTTAGCAAAAATACCTGCGAAAATAGGCTTCCATGGTGGGCGAGATAA
- the hpt gene encoding hypoxanthine phosphoribosyltransferase has product MEYRIGRIMLSEEELHSKVRELGARIREDYRGKKVVFVCVLKGAVIFFSDLVREIGPDVDAQLDFLAISSYGASTRSSGVVKIQKDLSTDIHGKHVIIVEDILDTGLSLSYMSKLLRERAPESLEICVLLDKAERRTQHVDVKYTGFTIPDEFVIGYGLDYAGQFRHLPAVHIAEPLD; this is encoded by the coding sequence TTGGAATACAGAATAGGCAGAATAATGCTTTCGGAAGAGGAGCTTCATAGCAAAGTAAGGGAGCTGGGGGCAAGGATACGCGAGGATTACCGCGGGAAAAAGGTGGTTTTCGTCTGTGTGCTCAAGGGGGCTGTGATATTCTTCTCCGACCTTGTCCGCGAGATAGGGCCGGACGTCGACGCCCAGCTTGACTTTCTCGCCATCTCCTCCTACGGCGCCTCTACCAGAAGCAGCGGCGTCGTGAAGATCCAAAAAGATCTGAGCACGGATATACACGGCAAACATGTGATAATAGTTGAGGATATACTCGACACGGGACTCTCGCTTTCGTATATGAGCAAGCTCCTGCGCGAGCGCGCTCCCGAGTCGCTTGAAATATGCGTACTGCTTGACAAGGCCGAGCGCCGCACGCAGCACGTCGATGTTAAATATACCGGTTTCACGATACCTGACGAGTTTGTCATAGGCTACGGCCTGGACTACGCGGGGCAGTTCCGCCATCTCCCCGCCGTGCATATCGCCGAGCCTCTTGATTGA